The following coding sequences are from one Paenibacillus stellifer window:
- a CDS encoding MFS transporter: MQANNRVLSTFGSLKWFNFLVYGTMVLFTSYFQLYLQDVGMNKMEIGLLLSIGPFVSIAANPFWGMWTERSQNIRVIVLLMLAGTLLFSLLIFRANTYETIYIAMILFYFCQTPLFAQSNTLVLSYTEGDARRFGSLRLWGSLGWAITAIAAGPIVQAAGVPVLSYLFAGMLALAMLSLAFLPKLQQPALTSPNPFRGFRLVLGNPYFLVFILFGVLVSIPNTINTTFMPLYINDMGGSKTMVGLAVFLSSILEFGVFWLCSRYLRRNIATLLGWLALVSVLFVLRWWLMARSTTPLEVAFIQILHSVTFGGFFFVGTQLTMLFVPAPVRSSGQMLFTLSWGGISGMIGGILGGWLFHYLGAQSMYEFCLFLALIGALGYGAMWLFVKSGSYRPVSAGNEEAEDEEP; encoded by the coding sequence TTGCAGGCAAATAACCGAGTTCTATCTACCTTTGGATCGCTAAAATGGTTCAATTTTCTTGTGTACGGCACCATGGTGTTATTCACCAGTTACTTTCAGCTCTACCTTCAGGATGTCGGCATGAACAAAATGGAGATCGGGCTCTTGCTGTCCATCGGCCCGTTCGTCTCGATCGCCGCCAATCCGTTCTGGGGAATGTGGACGGAACGCTCTCAGAATATCAGGGTTATCGTGCTGCTGATGCTGGCCGGAACGCTGCTGTTCTCCCTGCTCATTTTCCGGGCTAATACATACGAAACAATCTATATCGCGATGATTCTGTTCTACTTCTGCCAGACCCCGCTGTTCGCCCAGAGCAACACGCTCGTGCTGAGCTACACGGAAGGAGACGCCCGGCGGTTCGGCTCCCTGCGGCTGTGGGGTTCGCTCGGATGGGCAATCACAGCCATCGCTGCAGGCCCGATCGTGCAGGCAGCCGGTGTGCCGGTCCTGTCGTACCTGTTCGCCGGCATGCTGGCCCTGGCCATGCTGTCGCTTGCCTTTCTGCCAAAGCTGCAGCAGCCCGCCCTGACGTCACCGAACCCGTTCCGGGGCTTCCGGCTCGTACTCGGAAATCCGTACTTTCTGGTGTTCATCCTGTTCGGTGTTCTCGTCTCGATTCCGAATACGATCAACACGACCTTCATGCCGTTGTATATCAATGACATGGGCGGATCGAAGACGATGGTCGGACTGGCCGTATTTCTCTCGTCGATTCTGGAGTTCGGCGTCTTCTGGCTGTGCAGCCGATACCTGCGCCGCAATATTGCGACCCTGCTCGGCTGGCTGGCCCTGGTCAGCGTCCTTTTCGTTCTCCGCTGGTGGCTGATGGCCCGGTCCACCACTCCGCTGGAGGTTGCATTCATTCAAATTCTGCATTCCGTTACGTTCGGCGGATTCTTCTTCGTTGGAACCCAGCTGACCATGCTGTTCGTGCCGGCCCCCGTCCGTTCTTCGGGCCAGATGCTGTTCACCTTATCCTGGGGCGGCATTTCGGGCATGATTGGCGGCATTCTCGGCGGCTGGCTGTTTCACTATCTCGGCGCCCAGAGCATGTACGAATTCTGCCTCTTTCTCGCCTTGATCGGCGCGCTGGGGTATGGCGCGATGTGGCTGTTCGTCAAGAGCGGCAGCTACCGGCCGGTCTCGGCCGGGAATGAAGAAGCGGAAGACGAAGAACCCTGA
- a CDS encoding ABC transporter permease subunit: MNIIWKMTWKELLRKRVLTLTLILTAVFLITFWFIASTIGREFGAGLPADDPGRLIERYGGGLFVLGLGFFFGTFVVAFLSIFSSSSSVSGEAEIGVMQALLPRPLPRWKWYLGRWLGYVSFCMLYALLLFASILLISSFHVAVPRDPQSLLLAYLLYALLVPLLVSVSMLGSTFLSSIGNGVLMTMLYGAGWLGGMIEKVSSQFASLKEGAFATLNQISGLLMLVMPTDGVQRMMLDRLFNLSGIQEMAGFGMDSMLSVFGVGNAPSPAFLAYTLIYTGVMLGLGLWRFQSKDL, from the coding sequence ATGAATATCATTTGGAAAATGACCTGGAAGGAGCTGCTTCGCAAAAGAGTGCTGACTCTGACGCTCATCCTGACTGCCGTCTTCCTGATCACATTCTGGTTCATCGCGTCGACGATCGGCAGAGAGTTTGGCGCCGGCCTCCCGGCGGATGATCCAGGGAGGCTGATTGAGCGGTATGGGGGCGGCCTGTTCGTGCTTGGACTCGGTTTCTTCTTCGGCACCTTTGTCGTGGCGTTTCTGTCGATCTTCAGCTCCTCTTCCTCTGTGTCCGGGGAGGCGGAGATCGGTGTGATGCAGGCACTCCTGCCCCGGCCGCTTCCGCGCTGGAAATGGTATCTGGGCCGCTGGCTTGGATATGTCAGCTTCTGCATGCTGTATGCGCTGCTGCTGTTCGCCTCGATTTTGCTGATATCATCCTTCCACGTCGCCGTTCCGCGTGATCCGCAGTCGCTGCTGCTCGCTTATCTGCTGTATGCGCTTCTCGTTCCGCTGCTCGTTAGCGTCTCGATGCTGGGTTCGACATTCCTGTCATCGATCGGCAACGGTGTACTGATGACGATGCTGTACGGCGCAGGCTGGCTGGGCGGAATGATCGAGAAAGTATCGAGCCAGTTCGCTTCGCTTAAGGAAGGCGCGTTCGCAACGCTGAACCAGATATCGGGTCTGCTCATGCTCGTTATGCCAACAGACGGGGTGCAGCGGATGATGCTGGATCGGCTGTTCAACCTGTCAGGCATCCAGGAAATGGCTGGATTCGGAATGGACAGCATGCTGTCCGTGTTCGGCGTCGGGAACGCACCGTCTCCGGCATTTCTGGCGTATACGCTGATTTACACGGGCGTGATGCTAGGGCTCGGCCTATGGCGTTTTCAGAGCAAGGACCTGTAG
- a CDS encoding ABC transporter ATP-binding protein produces MIAIKTEGLTKRYPNGRGCSDIHIEVREGEAFGFLGPNGAGKSTCVKMLVGLTFPTEGRASLFGEPIGSLAARRMIGYLPELYRYQEWLTGREVVELHARLCGLSREEITRRVPEMLDKVGIGLRSRDRVKHYSKGMQQRLGLACALVGDPRILFLDEPSSAMDPIGRGDVRRLMRELKERGITIFLNSHLMEDVEMLCDRVALLNDGKILSQGTVDEVLRKSPVWRLRVGGWEPRLLEWLREETGLKIVMSGAQADGAAVLEAEIVDEEQAGWLHHLLIEQGVILYESARAQTRLEEWFVTELAGKNHRGERA; encoded by the coding sequence GTGATCGCGATCAAAACGGAGGGGCTGACGAAGCGGTATCCGAATGGCCGCGGCTGCAGCGACATCCATATTGAAGTAAGGGAAGGGGAAGCCTTCGGCTTCCTCGGTCCCAACGGCGCAGGCAAGAGCACCTGCGTTAAAATGCTTGTCGGCCTGACCTTCCCTACGGAAGGCCGGGCTTCGCTGTTTGGAGAGCCGATCGGCAGTCTGGCGGCCCGGCGTATGATCGGCTACCTGCCGGAGCTGTACCGGTATCAGGAATGGCTGACCGGACGCGAGGTGGTCGAGCTGCATGCAAGGTTGTGCGGCCTGTCCCGGGAGGAAATCACCCGCCGTGTGCCGGAGATGCTGGACAAAGTCGGCATCGGCCTGCGTTCGCGCGACCGGGTGAAGCATTATTCGAAGGGAATGCAGCAGCGGCTGGGCCTCGCCTGCGCGCTGGTCGGCGATCCTCGCATTCTGTTCCTTGATGAGCCGTCTTCGGCCATGGACCCGATCGGCCGGGGCGACGTTCGGCGGTTGATGAGAGAACTGAAGGAGCGGGGGATCACGATCTTCCTGAATTCCCATCTCATGGAGGATGTCGAAATGCTGTGCGACCGGGTAGCGCTGCTGAACGACGGCAAGATTCTCAGTCAGGGAACGGTGGACGAGGTGCTGCGGAAGTCTCCGGTATGGCGGCTTCGTGTCGGCGGCTGGGAACCGCGCCTGCTGGAATGGCTGCGGGAGGAGACCGGGCTGAAGATTGTCATGTCCGGGGCGCAGGCAGACGGAGCGGCGGTGCTGGAAGCGGAGATCGTGGATGAAGAGCAGGCCGGCTGGCTGCATCATTTGCTGATCGAACAAGGCGTTATCCTGTACGAAAGCGCCCGGGCCCAGACACGGCTGGAGGAATGGTTCGTCACTGAGCTGGCCGGCAAGAACCACAGGGGGGAACGGGCATGA